One window of the Nicotiana tabacum cultivar K326 chromosome 4, ASM71507v2, whole genome shotgun sequence genome contains the following:
- the LOC142180087 gene encoding uncharacterized protein LOC142180087, which produces MSLLWVVGGDFNIIWDEEEKFGGLPVHMNEVLDFRYCVNTCNLFDLGFKGSIYTWWNGRGEYDCIFKRLDKCLANVVFQQMFARLEITHLSNIGSDHCPMMLSVNASTVPIKKPFKFFNFWTKYTSFKVVVAENWTADFHANPFTLFNHKLKKVKKALSIWSKDTYGNIFQKIASLEEVVLVHEAQFELNPSFQNRERLMKIQVEFIKYLALEEEFWKQKSGMS; this is translated from the coding sequence ATGTCTCTTCTTTGGGTAGTCGGAGgagattttaatattatttggGATGAAGAAGAAAAGTTTGGTGGCCTACCCGTGCATATGAATGAAGTTCTTGATTTTAGGTATTGTGTAAATACATGCAACTTATTTGATCTTGGATTTAAAGGGAGTATATACACTTGGTGGAATGGGCGAGGTGAATATGACTGCATTTTTAAGCGACTCGACAAATGCTTAGCCAATGTAGTATTCCAGCAGATGTTTGCAAGATTAGAGATTACTCATCTATCTAATATAGGTTCAGACCACTGTCCGATGATGTTGAGTGTAAATGCCTCGACAGTGCCAATTAAGAAACCATTCAAATTTTTTAATTTCTGGACCAAGTATACATCTTTCAAAGTTGTTGTAGCAGAGAACTGGACTGCTGATTTTCATGCTAATCCTTTCACTTTGTTCAATCACAAGCTCAAAAAGGTGAAGAAGGCCCTTTCAATCTGGAGCAAGGATACATATGGAAACATCTTTCAAAAGATTGCTAGTTTGGAAGAGGTTGTCTTAGTCCATGAAGCACAGTTCGAATTGAATCCTTCTTTTCAGAATAGAGAAAGGCTTATGAAAATTCAAGTAGAGTTCATAAAATATTTAGCTTTGGAGGAGGAATTCTGGAAGCAAAAATCTGGAATGTCATAG